One genomic segment of Hemibagrus wyckioides isolate EC202008001 linkage group LG08, SWU_Hwy_1.0, whole genome shotgun sequence includes these proteins:
- the sparc gene encoding SPARC — MRVWIVFLLCLAGKALAAPAEEEPVIDEQVEVGSNPVQVETGEFDEAIEVVEDVAAENPCLNHHCKKGKVCELDENNEPMCVCQDPLTCPAPVGEFEHVCGTDNKTYDSSCHFFATKCALEGTKKGHKLHLDYIGPCKYIPACLENELGEFPLRMRDWLKNVMVTLYERDEDNNLLNEKQKLRVKKIFENEKRLQAGDHSLDLLALDFEKNYNMYIFPVHWQFGQLDQHPSDGFLSHTELSPLRAPLIPMEHCTTSFFEACDADQDKYIALEEWASCFGIKDQDIDKDLIV, encoded by the exons ATGAGGGTGTGGATTGTCTTCCTTTTGTGCCTTGCTGGAAAGGCCCTGGCTGCCCCA GCTGAAGAGGAGCCAGTCATTGATGAG CAGGTGGAAGTAGGGTCCAACCCAGTTCAAGTGGAGACCGGAGAGTTCGATGAAGCCATTGAGGTTGTGGAGGATGTTGCTGCAGAGA ACCCCTGCCTCAACCATCACTGCAAGAAGGGTAAGGTGTGTGAGCTTGATGAAAACAACGAGcccatgtgtgtgtgccagGATCCCCTGACGTGCCCTGCTCCAGTAGGAGAGTTTGAGCAT GTCTGTGGCACTGACAACAAGACCTATGACTCTTCCTGCCACTTCTTTGCCACAAAGTGCGCTCTGGAGGGCACCAAGAAGGGCCACAAGCTGCACCTGGACTACATCGGACCCTGCAAAT ACATCCCTGCATGCCTGGAGAACGAGCTGGGCGAGTTCCCTCTGCGTATGAGGGACTGGCTGAAGAACGTGATGGTCACTCTGTATGAGCGTGACGAGGACAACAATCTGCTGAACGAGAAACAGAAGCTGAGG GTGAAGAAGATCTTCGAGAACGAGAAGCGTCTGCAGGCTGGTGACCACTCTCTGGATCTTCTGGCTCTGGACTTTGAGAAGAACTACAACATGTACATCTTCCCTGTTCACTGGCAGTTCGGCCAGCTCGACCAGCACCCCTCTGACGG CTTTCTGTCCCACACTGAGCTGTCCCCTCTGCGCGCCCCTCTGATTCCCATGGAGCACTGCACCACCAGCTTCTTCGAGGCATGTGATGCTGACCAGGACAAGTACATCGCCCTGGAGGAGTGGGCCAGCTGCTTCGGCATTAAAGATC AGGATATCGACAAGGACCTTATCGTCTAA
- the atox1 gene encoding copper transport protein ATOX1: protein MATHEFFVDMTCEGCSGAVTRVLKKIDVKFDIDLPNKKVFIESDKDTEVLLETLKKTGKTVTYIGPK, encoded by the exons ATGGCT ACCCACGAGTTTTTTGTGGATATGACATGTGAGGGATGCTCTGGAGCAGTGACTCGGGTCCTTAAGAAAATAG ATGTGAAGTTTGACATTGATCTTCCTAACAAGAAGGTCTTCATCGAGTCGGACAAAGACACAGAAGTCCTGCTGGAAACCCTGAAGAAAACCGGCAAAACTGTCACGTACATCGGTCCTAAATAG